The genomic stretch GCTTCCCGCGGAGCGTCGATCTGCAAGGAGCACGCGCGCTGGTGGAGGAGGTGCGCGCGCGACCGGTAGCCGTCTTGGTCGATGAGTCCGCGGACGAAGCAGAAAGGAAGGCCGAGGCACTCCGTGCACAGGTGATCCAGCTGCATGGTCACGAGCCTCCGGACGTCTTGGAAGCGCTGGCCCGACGAGGAAGTTGGTCTCTGTGGAAGGGGGTCCGCGTGCGCACCGTCGACGATGTCGTCACCGCGCTCGACAAGTATCGTGGGCTCGCCGACGGGCTCCTGCTCGAGGGGTGGAAGGCAGGGGTCGTGGGCGGCGGTGGCGTCCGCCTCGAGCTCGACCCAGAGCGGGTCCACGAGCATCTGTCCGACGCACAGCATCTGATACTGGCGGGTGGACTGGGCCCTGCCACCGTCGCGGCCGCCGTGGCACGCTTCCGACCCGACGTGGTCGACGTCTCCTCCGGTGTCGAGTCCAAGGTCGGGGAGAAGGATCCGGACCTGGTGCGGGCGTTCATCTCGGCCGCTCGGTCGGGGCCGAGCCTGGACGCGGTCCGCCTGTCCAAGCAAGAGGCCACAGGTTGAGCACCCCGACTCCCTCCCTGACGGGGCGTTTCGGGGAATTCGGTGGGCGATATGTCCCCGAGACTCTAATTCGCGCGCTGGACGAACTTGTCGTGGCCTACGAGGAAGCCGGGCGCGACCCCGGGTTCGCACGCGATCTGGAGCACTTGCTGACCACGTTCGTGGGGCGGCCCACCCCGCTCTACAAGGCCGAGCGCCTCGGCGCAGAAATCGGTCACTCCGCCGTCTACCTCAAGCGTGAGGATCTCAACCACACCGGTGCGCACAAGATCAACAATACGATCGGGCAGGTGCTGTTGGCGCGGCGCATGGGGAAGCACCGGATCATCGCTGAGACCGGCGCGGGACAACACGGGGTCGCGACCGCGACCGCCTGCGCGCTCTTCGACATCGAGTGCGTCGTATACATGGGTGAGGAGGACATCGAGCGGCAGGCCCTCA from Gemmatimonadota bacterium encodes the following:
- a CDS encoding phosphoribosylanthranilate isomerase; this encodes MRETPLVKICGLRRREDVVMADDHGADFLGVVLTSGFPRSVDLQGARALVEEVRARPVAVLVDESADEAERKAEALRAQVIQLHGHEPPDVLEALARRGSWSLWKGVRVRTVDDVVTALDKYRGLADGLLLEGWKAGVVGGGGVRLELDPERVHEHLSDAQHLILAGGLGPATVAAAVARFRPDVVDVSSGVESKVGEKDPDLVRAFISAARSGPSLDAVRLSKQEATG